Genomic DNA from Peribacillus simplex:
AATGGACCAAAGCATATTGGATTATCATGCGAAGAGCGCTTCCATGGATTGGTCAAATCGGGAGGCGGCCATCGCTTATCTTGCGGATGGGTGGAAAACTTTAGCCGGCTCCAAACCTTATGAGCAGGAAAGAATGTATAAACTGGCAAAAAGAGAGGCGGACCGCGCCAAACATCTGCCGAGCAGATTTAATCATGCCTTGCTTGCTGGCGGAGACGAATATTATGATAGAATGGGTGAGATATCCGTACCCGTCCTCATTATTCATGGCACAGAAGATCCAGCCTTGCCATACGAGCACGGGCTTGCTCTTGCAAAAGCCATCCCTCATGCAGAATTAGTGACTCTTGATGGATCAGGGCATGAGATTCATAGTGAAGATTGGGATGAAATTATCGATTCAGTCATTAAGCTTACTACGCGATAAATTAGTACGAGAATAAATTAGTCATAAGAGAAGCCGACCAATAAAGGTCGGCTTTTTTTAATTACTACTTTTAGCAGAAACCGCCATATCCTTGTACGGGGCTGCAATCTCCGCCACCGCCGAAACAAGCCGCTCCAACGATGATTAAGAGTATAAACAAAACGACTATAAAAGCGAAGCCGCCACCAAATCCACCAATATCATTACAACTACTTGATTCATGACCACAATTTGACAATAGAAACATCTCCTTATTCGTTTTAGGAGG
This window encodes:
- a CDS encoding alpha/beta fold hydrolase, producing MSEQILKINKVDICTESFGNPKDPAVLLIMGAMSSLDWWDDDFCLRLADSGRFVIRYDHRDLGRSVSYEPGTSNYTITDMADDAAGVLDAYSIEHASIVGMSLGGLIGQILALRYPERVTTLTLIASSVFGTVMEKLPPMDQSILDYHAKSASMDWSNREAAIAYLADGWKTLAGSKPYEQERMYKLAKREADRAKHLPSRFNHALLAGGDEYYDRMGEISVPVLIIHGTEDPALPYEHGLALAKAIPHAELVTLDGSGHEIHSEDWDEIIDSVIKLTTR
- a CDS encoding YjcZ family sporulation protein, with translation MSNCGHESSSCNDIGGFGGGFAFIVVLFILLIIVGAACFGGGGDCSPVQGYGGFC